CCGCCTCCTCGCGCATCGTCGAACCCGTGGATTCGAGCCGTTCGAGGAGGTTGTCGAGCGTGAAGTCCTCGGGATCGACCGAACACCGGATCGCGATACGCTCGGGAGTCTCCTCGATCACGCCGAGGCCCATCAGCTGGGTTTCGGCGTTGTAGACCGCGTTGATGTGTTCGGAGTCGAGAGTACCTTCCGCGACCTCGACGTGGATCACCCGTCGACCGAGGACGTACTGCGCGACGATCGCGCGCTCGACCGCGTCCGCGTCGAGGTTCTCGGCGTGGATCGTCGCCTTCGACTCCTCGGTCTGGGCCGACTCCGACAGCACCGTCAGCGTCCCCTTGCCGCCCATCCGAAGCGACACCTCGTCGCCCTTCTCGACATCGTGTGCCGACGCCCACTCGGCCGGTAACGTCATCGCCAGCGTCGAGGGGCCCAGCCGCTGGACCTTCCGCGTCTCAACCATACCGGGAGTCGACGCGCCCACACACCTTAATCTTCTCCCTATGTCACTAAACGAAGTCGGCGGCCTACTAGCTCACTGGCTGAACGCTAGACGACCTTCATCAGCCGGCGCTCGACCCGCCCGATCCTGACCTTCCGCCAGCCCCGGAGTTCGTCGTCGAGGTCCGTGTCGCCAGTATCGACGCGCAGCACACCGATGTCGTCGAGCTTGCGGCGCGAGGCGACGATCTCGACATCCGACTGTCGGAGCACGTCGGGCGAGAGCTGCTGGTTGCCGCGGCCGAAGACGAACCCCTGGCCACCGATCGGCGAGACGACCACCACGTTCCGGTCGCCGAGGCACGCGAGGATCTCGTCGGCACTCGCGTCGCGGGCGAGCACCTCGCCCGCCGGCCACTCGCCCGCATCCGGCCCCGCCGGGTCCGCACGCCAGACGTCGACGCCGAGCGGCGTTCCTTCGAATCCGAGTTCGTCCGCGATCGCCCCGACGGTGCTGCCGGGACCAAGTACGTACGTCGTGCCAGGCTCGATCTCGCTCGCGACCCCCGCCGCGAGCGTTGCGACGGTGCCGCCGCCGAGCTGTTTGCTCGATTGGATCTCCTCGGCGACTGGAACCTGGGCGAGCGCTCGAAGCTCGGTGTGGACCTCGCCCTCGCGATAGGCGTCCTCGTCGATGTCGTTCACCTCGCGGGACTCGGTGTCGTCGAACGTCGCCGCGATCCGACCTGCCGCGCGGGGCGAGACCGCGAACACTGAGGAGTAGATCTTGACGCCAGCCGGTACCCCCAGAATCGGAATTTCACTACTACGCTCTTCGAGCGTCTCGGCGACGTCGACTGCGGTGCCGTCGCCGCCGACGAACAGGACTAAATCGACCCCCTCGTCTCGCGGCTCCGCCGCTCGACCGTTCCGTTCCGCCGCCGGCGGAACGTGCTCGGCGAACCGCCGGACGGCCTCACGGGTGTCGGCAGCCCCGGTCTCCGTGGGCGGGTCGGTCACGACTTCGCATTCGAAATCGACATCGTGGACGATCGACGCACCCATCTCGCCGCCGGCAGCAAGGAGTTCGATCGTCTCGTCCGCGTCCGCAGCGTGAGTAACGAGCGACGCGAGCGCGTCACGGGCGCGACCTGGTGCGCGCGGCTCTGCGCCGCGTGCCCGTGCCTCCTTGACCTTGCCATCGGTCCCTTTCAACCCGACACGGCCACCCATCCCGGCGATGGGATTCACCACGAAGCCGACCCGTCGCATACCCTCGCTATCGCCGGCGACGAGAAAAGCGGTCCGGCTCCGGCGGTAGTGGTTCGAGTTGGTGTAGCTCGGATGGAACGCTTAAATCCCGGGCGCGCAAGCGTCCGGCATGAGCGAGATCGGCGTACTCCTCCAGGAGGGCGTGCAGACGGGTGTCATCAACGGAGCCGGCTACGCGGTCGGAATCGCGGGGATCGTCATCGCCGCGGTTTGGTGGGCGTATCTCTACCGCTGAATCCGGTGATTAGCTCGAGCCGGCTTCAGCCGATTCGTCGGCTGGCTCCGCCACGTCGACACGGTCGCTGAGCCACGCGGCTGCCGCCGCCGCCTCCTCGGCGTCGTCGCTTTGGAGCTTGAGTCGGACGTGTTCGCCCGGATAGCTTCCCACCGTGACGTCGAAGCGTTCCCTGACAGCGGCGATCCGGTCGAGCAGCGCGCTCTCGGGTTCGGCGGCGCGGACCCACTCGACGTGCGAGATCGTCCCCGAAAACTCCCCCGCGACCGTCTCGAACATCGCGTGCATCTCTTCGGGGACACCGGGAAACACGTACACCGACTCGACAACGCAGCCTGGCGCGACCCCGGCCTCGTTGTGGAGCACTCGTGCGCCCGCCGGGAGGTCGGCGGTGCCAGCAGCGAGATCCGCGCGCTCGTAGCCGCCGTGTTCGGCGAGCCATTCGATCGCCTCGTCGTTCGTTTCGAGGTCGCGGTCGAACGCCGCCGCCACGGCGTCCATCGTCAGGTCGTCGTGGGTTGGCCCGAGTCCGCCCGTGACGAGCACCGCGTCGTAGCGGTCGTGGAGTTCTGCGACGGTGTCCGCGATCGTCTCGATCCGATCGGGTACCACGACACACCGCTCGACCGTCGCGCCGCGCTCCGTGAGCCGGCTCCCGAGCCACGCGGCGTTGGTGTTCACGGTGTCGCCCGCGAGGAGTTCGTCGCCGACCGAAACCAGGCCAACGCGCATGGCCGGTGTTGGGTGGCGGGTGATAAAAGTCCGCAGGTCCCAGGTGCGCTCGGCATCTCACGATCGCTCCGTGCGGACGAGCCTCCGTCGTCCGTTCAGTCACTGCTCTACCTGAACTGCCGGTGGGATCGTCGCCCGGCGCGGTTCGGGTGACTCAGCCCTCGACGGCCGCCGTGGGCTGGTCGGACGGCTCGTACTTCGTCCGGAACTCCCCGATGAGCTGGCCCATCTTCGCGTACCAGTCGTTCAACATGCGTTGCATCTCGTCGGCGACGACGTCCGGATCGGTCGGCCGGAAGACGTGGTAGTAGCCACCCTGCTCGTAGTTGACCTGCTCTTTCTGGACGAACCCCGCCTGGAGCAGTCGCTGGAGCGAGCGATACACCGTCGAGCGTTCTCGGTCGACCTCCTCGGCGATCTCGTCGACGGTCAGAGCTGCGTCGTGACTGACGACGACTTCGAAGCAGTCCCGGTCGAGATCGGTCAGGCCGTGGAAACATTCGAGGAGCCCCTCACACTCCATGTCCGCACGAAGATACTCCGCCATCGAGTCGGGCATTGGTTACGCCCTGTAGTCGTGGAGCGAATAAAGACGTTGTGCATGCTCCGCACGACTGTACACGACCATCACGGTCGAACTCGTGCCATCGAGAGTGTGGCTCACTGTTCGGTGTCGCCCCAGACATCGACGTCGGTCAGTCGGAGTTCACCGTTCGCCTTCCACGTCCGCGGTCGGCAGGCGACTACGGTTGCGGCGACGAAGAACGCGGCGACGAGTCCGGTCACGACGATTCCGGGAATGGCACCGATCGCGGCGCTCGCCGGCCACTCCGTCGCCTGCATGAAGGCGGTGATCCGGATAAACCAGGCGACGAGGAGCACGGCCATGAGTGGAAGGTACACCCGGCGCAGGCGGTGGGCGAGCGCTTCCTCGAAGCTGATCTTGATCTTCGGCTGGCGGTAGTCCTCGCTCAGCTCGCGTCGCCAGTGGGGGTCGCTGATGTCCTTCGAGGCGTCGAGTGCGTTCGCGAAGACGTTCTCCTGCATCAGTCGGACGCGCGACCGCCAGAGATCGTAGCCCCGGTATCGACGGGCCTCGATCACGAGGAAGACGGTGAGCATCGCCAGTCCGATCAGCACGATGTAGTGGGGGTTGTTGCCCGTGAACGCCCACGTCAGGATCGCTGCCATGATCGTGATGGCCCAGTTGGTCGTGCGATCGAGGCGCTCGCGCCAGAACTTCATCCGGTGGACCTCGCCGCGGTAGAGATGGGCCATCGAGGAGCCAGGCCCCATCCCTTCCTCGAACATCCCGCGACCGATGTGGCGCTCGACCTCACCGGTCGGATCGAAGGGTGTGTCGTCGCTCACGAGTCCCCCTCGATCCGCGATAGCTGTTCGTGGTCGGTATCGTGCTCGTGTTCGGTGTTTCGCATCATCTGGGAGTCGAATCGGGGACGATCAGTCGCTCGGTGTGACCGTTCTATCGGTTTCCTGTCGATACGCGCGCCAGTAGCCCTGAGCGTACGCACCGAGGAACATCCCGGCGATCCCGAGCAGGATCGGGTAGTTCCCGATGCCGAGGCTGGCGTACGCCGAGCCCGGACAGAGCCCCGAAATCCCCCAGCCGACGCCGAAGACCGCTCCGCCGAGGAGCACGCTGCGGTCGAAGGATCGCTCGCGTTTGCCGTAGGGATCGCCGGTGAGCGGTGCACGGTCGAGGTGGCGCGTCGCCAGCGTGATGACGGTTCCAGTGACGGCCGCCGCCCCGCCCATCACGAAGAGGAGTCCGAGATCCTCCAACTGGAGGAAATCGAGGACGATCTCGGGTCTCGCCATCCCGCTGTAGGCGAGGCCGAACCCGAACAGCGATCCGCCAACGGCGATCAGCGGCACGAACAGCGGGTGACGGGTGCCGTTCGCGCTCATGGTGTCACCCCGAGCGCCTGCATCGAGAGTGCGGTCCCGATCGCGACTGCCATGAACGTCGCGACGTTCGCGAAGGAGGTCCGCGACAGCGACGCCAGCCCGCTGATCCCGTGGCCGGAGGTACAGCCCTTCCCGATCCGCGTCCCGACACCGACGAGGACGCCACCGCCGAGCAGTCGCCACGGCTGGACATCGGTCGTCCAGCCACCCTCTCCGAGAAGGAGGGCGTAGACGGCCGCGCCGGCGACCATGCTCAGCGTGAAGACGAGCCGCCAGTCACGTGTGGCGAGATACTTCGCCCGGTTGAATCGTGGGATCTTCGAGACGTACGACAGCGTCGACTCGAAGAACGTGCTCGCGCCCGGCGTGATCGCCGTCCCGAGGTAGATGATCGAAACCCCGAGCCCGATGAGGACGCCGCCGATGGCGTACTGGCCGATTCCACGGGGGAACAGCCCCGCGAGCGATGCCTGTCCGATGACCGTCAGGACGTCGAACTGTCCGATCATCGATCAGTCGCTCGTCAGCGCGTCCTGGCTCGCCGCACAGTTGTTGGGGCCCTGTTCGAGCGCGAACGCCTCCTCGTCGGTCGGCTCGCGTTCGCCGAGATTTGTCGCGACGATTGCCTCGTAGTTGCTCGGTCGTGGCGGCATATTCGATTGGACGAGATCGACGAACGCTGCACGGTCCATTCCGAGTGCGTCCATTCGAGATTCGAGATCACCGAGTCGAGCCGTGTACGTGCCGTCGTCGGCCTCGGCGTTCCCGCTGAAGTGGCCTGGAGCAACGACGGTCTCGTCGGGAAGCTCCAGCACACGCTCGTGCAGCGTCTCGTGGAGCTGTTTCGCGGCGTCGGCTGCGCCCTCGGCTCCCGCTTCGAGATCGGGACGAGCGACGCTCTCGATGAACAGACCGTCGCCGGCGAACAGGACGTTCCCGATCCGGTAGGCGGTCATCCCCGACGTGTGGCCGGGCGTGTGAAGCGCCTCGATCTCGGCCTCGCCGACGGCGATCGTCTCGCCGTCCTCGATCGTCGCATAGGCAGTGTCGTCGACGCCGCGCTCGGCGGCGGATGCGGGAAGGAACGCTTCCGCGCTGGTCCCTGCGGCGACACGCCGGTTCCCGCTGATGTGGTCGGCGTGGATGTGGGTGTCGAGCGCGGCCGTGATCTTCGCCCCCAGCGTGCGCGCGTCCTGATGATAGGTGTCGGTGAACGTCCGGAGTGGATCGACGACCGCGGCCTCGTCGCCGCTGACGACGAGATACGAGAGACAGCCGCTGGAGGGCCGCTGGTACTGGACGATCGTGGCGTCGACATCGACGGCGAGTTCGTGGGATTCGTAGAGCTCCGCCCAGCCGTTCATGCCGCGTGCGAGATGGCGCACCCCGTAGCCGCGTTCGTGCAGCAGGCCGGCGACGTACTCGCTCGAATCGCCTTTCGCACAGAGAACCGTCACGTCCCGATCGTCGGGAATCCCCTCGAAGACCTCCTCATCGACGTCGCCGAGCAGGAATTCGAAGTACGGTACGTTCCGGACGGTGACGTTCGGTCCGTCGATGTGCCACTCCTCGAACGCCTCACTCGCACGCGTATCGAGCAGAAATACGTCCTCGTTGTCGTCGATGCGCTCTTTCAGTTCGTTCGGCTCGATCGATTCG
The genomic region above belongs to Halococcus salifodinae DSM 8989 and contains:
- a CDS encoding ATP-NAD kinase family protein; this translates as MRRVGFVVNPIAGMGGRVGLKGTDGKVKEARARGAEPRAPGRARDALASLVTHAADADETIELLAAGGEMGASIVHDVDFECEVVTDPPTETGAADTREAVRRFAEHVPPAAERNGRAAEPRDEGVDLVLFVGGDGTAVDVAETLEERSSEIPILGVPAGVKIYSSVFAVSPRAAGRIAATFDDTESREVNDIDEDAYREGEVHTELRALAQVPVAEEIQSSKQLGGGTVATLAAGVASEIEPGTTYVLGPGSTVGAIADELGFEGTPLGVDVWRADPAGPDAGEWPAGEVLARDASADEILACLGDRNVVVVSPIGGQGFVFGRGNQQLSPDVLRQSDVEIVASRRKLDDIGVLRVDTGDTDLDDELRGWRKVRIGRVERRLMKVV
- a CDS encoding competence/damage-inducible protein A; this encodes MRVGLVSVGDELLAGDTVNTNAAWLGSRLTERGATVERCVVVPDRIETIADTVAELHDRYDAVLVTGGLGPTHDDLTMDAVAAAFDRDLETNDEAIEWLAEHGGYERADLAAGTADLPAGARVLHNEAGVAPGCVVESVYVFPGVPEEMHAMFETVAGEFSGTISHVEWVRAAEPESALLDRIAAVRERFDVTVGSYPGEHVRLKLQSDDAEEAAAAAAWLSDRVDVAEPADESAEAGSS
- a CDS encoding helix-turn-helix domain-containing protein, with the translated sequence MPDSMAEYLRADMECEGLLECFHGLTDLDRDCFEVVVSHDAALTVDEIAEEVDRERSTVYRSLQRLLQAGFVQKEQVNYEQGGYYHVFRPTDPDVVADEMQRMLNDWYAKMGQLIGEFRTKYEPSDQPTAAVEG
- a CDS encoding DUF2270 domain-containing protein; this translates as MSDDTPFDPTGEVERHIGRGMFEEGMGPGSSMAHLYRGEVHRMKFWRERLDRTTNWAITIMAAILTWAFTGNNPHYIVLIGLAMLTVFLVIEARRYRGYDLWRSRVRLMQENVFANALDASKDISDPHWRRELSEDYRQPKIKISFEEALAHRLRRVYLPLMAVLLVAWFIRITAFMQATEWPASAAIGAIPGIVVTGLVAAFFVAATVVACRPRTWKANGELRLTDVDVWGDTEQ
- a CDS encoding YeeE/YedE family protein, with the translated sequence MSANGTRHPLFVPLIAVGGSLFGFGLAYSGMARPEIVLDFLQLEDLGLLFVMGGAAAVTGTVITLATRHLDRAPLTGDPYGKRERSFDRSVLLGGAVFGVGWGISGLCPGSAYASLGIGNYPILLGIAGMFLGAYAQGYWRAYRQETDRTVTPSD
- a CDS encoding YeeE/YedE family protein, translating into MIGQFDVLTVIGQASLAGLFPRGIGQYAIGGVLIGLGVSIIYLGTAITPGASTFFESTLSYVSKIPRFNRAKYLATRDWRLVFTLSMVAGAAVYALLLGEGGWTTDVQPWRLLGGGVLVGVGTRIGKGCTSGHGISGLASLSRTSFANVATFMAVAIGTALSMQALGVTP
- a CDS encoding MBL fold metallo-hydrolase; the encoded protein is MSDETFPDPAVDVESIEPNELKERIDDNEDVFLLDTRASEAFEEWHIDGPNVTVRNVPYFEFLLGDVDEEVFEGIPDDRDVTVLCAKGDSSEYVAGLLHERGYGVRHLARGMNGWAELYESHELAVDVDATIVQYQRPSSGCLSYLVVSGDEAAVVDPLRTFTDTYHQDARTLGAKITAALDTHIHADHISGNRRVAAGTSAEAFLPASAAERGVDDTAYATIEDGETIAVGEAEIEALHTPGHTSGMTAYRIGNVLFAGDGLFIESVARPDLEAGAEGAADAAKQLHETLHERVLELPDETVVAPGHFSGNAEADDGTYTARLGDLESRMDALGMDRAAFVDLVQSNMPPRPSNYEAIVATNLGEREPTDEEAFALEQGPNNCAASQDALTSD